CGCGATTCCGTTCGTTGAGCTATCGACGTTCAACGCCCTATCGGCCTCGATCATGGTCGGCATCATGATCATCCCGATGGTGTCCTCGATCAGCGAGGATGCGATGAGCGCGGTGCCGGACTCGCTCCGACAGGCCAGTTACGGGCTGGGGGCGACGAAGTTCACTGTTTCAACGTCCGTCGTCGTCCCCGCGGCGCTGTCGGGCATCTTCTCGTCGTTCATCCTCGCACTCTCGCGAGCCATCGGCGAGACTATGGTCGTCGCCATCGCAGCGGGACAGACGCCCAAGCTAATCGACCTGACCGATCCAGCCGGACTGTTTCTCGAATCAGTCCAGACGATGACCGCGGCGATGGTCCAGATCGGGACGAACGACGTCGTCGGCCAGTCGGTGGCCTATAAGAGCCTGTTCGCGGTCGGCCTGACGTTGTTCGTAATCACCTTTGCAATGAACCTCGTGAGCGAATTTATCGCCTCGCGCTACCGGGAGGTGTATCAGTGATGGCGGCCGAAACCGGCGACCAGTCGGTCGAGGACTCCGGGTTCGGACGCGTGAGTCGGACGAAGGACGTCGCCTTCCGCTGGCTAACCCTCGCGGCAGCGCTCGTCGGTATCCTCTCGCTCGCGGTCTTGCTGGCGTACGTTACGGTCGACGCCGTTGGCTGGCTCGACTGGCAATTCCTCACCAGCGGCCCGCACCCGAATCCGTTCGAGGCGGGCATCCTCCCGGCGCTGATCGGCTCGATCGCGCTTATGCTCCTGATCGCGCTCGTGACCTTCCCGCTGGGCGTCGGCGCGGCGATCTACCTAGAAGAGTACGCGAGCGACGGGCCGCTCACGACGTTCATCCAGATCAACATCGCCAATCTGGCGGGCGTTCCGTCTGTCGTCTACGGCCTGCTGGGCCTGGGCCTGTTCGTGAGCCTCATCGGCCTCGGCTTCGGGACCCTGATCGTAGCCGCGTTCACCGTCGCCCTTCTCATCCTGCCTATCGTCATCATCTCCGCCCAGGAGGCGATCCGGGCCGTTCCAGACTCCCAGCGTCAGGCCTCCTACGGAATGGGCGCGACGAAGTGGCAGACGATCCGGAACGTCGTCCTCCCACGGGCGATGCCGGGTATCCTGACTGGAACCATCCTCGCGCTGGGACGGGCCATCGGCGAGACCGCGCCGCTCATCATGATCGGTGCGCCGACGACGGTCTTCGGCGTCCCGAACAGCCTCCTCAGCAAGGTCAGCGCCATGCCCATGCAGATCTACACCTGGGCGCAGTACCCCGAAGCCGAGTTCCAGTACGGAGTCGTCGCCGCCGGCGTCGTCACCCTGCTCGTCGTCTTGCTGTCGATCAACTCCGTTGCGATCCTCATCCGGAACCACTACCAGCACGACCAATGACCCGAGAACCCATGACCACCTCGAAGACCGAACCGAGCGACGATCACACCTCCCCGACGCCGGGAACCGGTGGACTTGACGACCGGGCTACCGACGCCAATTCGTCGACCACCACCGACGGCCGGACCATCCTGGAGAGCCGCGGCCTCGACGTCTACTACGACGACGATCAGGCGCTCCAGGACGTCTCCGTCGAACTCCCCGAAAAACAGGTGACCGCGGTCATCGGCCCTTCCGGCTGTGGGAAGTCGACGTTCCTCCGGTGTATCAACCGCATGAACGACCTCGTGGACGCCGCCAGCGTGGAAGGCGAACTGCTGTTCGACGGGAAGAACGTCTACGACGACGATGTCGACCCCGTCGCCCTGCGCCGCAAGATCGGGATGGTCTTCCAGCAGCCCAATCCGTTCCCCAAATCGATCCGGGACAACGTCGCTTACGGCCTGAAGGTCCAGGGGATCGACGACGACATTGACGAACGCGTCGAACGCGCTCTCGAACGAGCGGCCCTGCACGAGGAAGTCGAAGACCAACTGGACTCGAGCGGCCTGGATCTCTCGGGTGGCCAGCAACAGCGCCTCTGTATCGCTCGTGCCATCGCGACCGACCCCGAGGTCATCCTGATGGACGAACCGGCGAGCGCGCTCGACCCCGTCGCGACCTCGAAGATCGAGGACCTGATCGAGGAGCTGGCGACCGACTACACCGTCGTGATCGTCACCCACAACATGCAACAGGCGGCCCGGATTTCGGACAAGACCGCCGTGTTCCTCACCGGCGGGGAACTCGTGGAGTTCGACGACACGACGAAGATTTTCGAGAATCCGGAGAGCCAGCGCGTCGAAGATTACATCACCGGCAAGTTCGGATAGCCCCGAGAGCGAACACCTCGGCACCGTTCGATGGAAGGCGGATTCGACGTTGCGGGGATTCGGACGTACCTTTTCCAGATCGATTTCGTCGGACTCAGCGTACTCGACGTACTCGTCGGACTCGAGCGGTAGCCCTTCGTTCTATTGCCTCGGGATGGTGATGGGCGACTCGCGACGTCGTCGGCAACCGGTTTCCATCGCGACAGCGAACGATTTAGCGATCGCAGGCTGTCGTGCCCAGAGCCAGCGTTAGCCTCTGGTCGTCGCACGCAGATTCACGAACTCGTCGCGAATGGCCCGACGCTTGACCAGGACGAACCCAATCGCGATCAGGACGAAGCCGAACACCGTCGTTCCAGTGATCACCTCGTCGAGGAGCAGCCAGCCGAAAATCGCGGCGAAGATCGGCGCGACGTAGGACACCATGTTGATCTCGATCGGGCCGAGACGTTCGAGCAGGGTGAAGTACACGAGGAAGCCGAGGGCGCTCGAGGCAAGTGCGAGGTACGCGAGCGACCAGAACGCGTTCGGGTGGAGCCACGTCGCCGGTTCGATCGGTTCGCCTAACCCGAAGCTCAGCAGGTGCATGAGGATTGCGCCGCCGATCATCGACCAGGCCTCCATCGTCTCGATTGCCATCTCGGCGTCGAGTCGACGGGTGAGCACGCTTCCGAGGGCGAACGACGCCGCGGCGAGGAAGACGAGACCGGTCGCGATTGCGTTCGCCGAGAGCAGATCGTTTGGATTCGGCTGGGCGATGACGATGACTCCGATGAGGCCGATTCCGACGCCAACCAGTCCGACCGCAGAGAGGGCGTCCGACGGAACGAGCGCGCGGGCGAACCCGGTCGTGAGGACTGGCGAGAGCGACACCACGATTGCGGCGGCCGCGGCCGTCGTGTTCTGCTGGCCGACGAAGAGGAACGCGTGGTAGGCCGCGATGAGAAAGACCGATCCGATCGTGACCAGGAGCCACTGGTCGCGGTCCTCCGGGAGCAACGCCTCGCCGTCGACCACGTACGCGGCGTAGGCGAGCATGATGAGGCCGGCGATATCGTACCGGAGTGCCGCGAAGAGCACGGGTGGGAAGTACTCGAGGCCGGCCCCAATCGCAACGAACGCAGTACCCCAGACGGCCGCCAGCGCGAGAAAGAGGGCGAAGTTTCGGTATCTGCTCACGAGTGTGGATTCGCCACGGGCGACCTATGCGTTTCGATCCGAAATTACTACGACGGACCATTCGTCTGCGTTGTGTCCCCGGTCGTTTCGACGTGCGTCTGATCGGCCCGTCGGACGACGAGAACGTCGTAAGTGTCGTCGGCGGCGACACTCGAGCCGACGCTACTCACCGAGGTGACGAGTCGCCCCGCGTTCTCGCTGCCGATACAGACCATCGACGCACTTTCCTCACGGGCGATGCGTCGGATCCGTTTGGCTATCGTCCCCGACGGGGCGTACCGGTCCACTCGCTCGATCCGGAAAGAAGCGTCCGAGCACAGCGTTTCCACCTGCTCGCGAAGCCCCTGTACGATCGCGTCGCCGTCGAAAGCTGCCTCGTCGTCGATCCAGCCACGTTCGGCGGCGTAGGCACGGTTTCCCACCGGGATAACGGTTATGGCAAGGATTGGTTCATCGAATACGGCGGCGAACCGAGTTGCCTTGCACAATGCGGCCTCGGCGAGTTTCGATCCGTCGAACGGAACGATGAGTGACATACCGAACACACGCTCGGTCACCGAATATACGTCACTTCTCGTTCTCACCCGCGAGGAACGTCACTCGAGGCTGAGTCCAGCGTGCCAGCGGTCGACCCCGGCCTCGCGCTTGGCCGCGTCCATCTTCGCCAGCAGGTGCGTCGCCAGCGAGGCGGTTTCGGCGGCTCGAGATTCACCTTCGGTGCGGAACTCGCCGGTCACGCGGTTGGCGTAGACCGAGCAGACCGCCCCAGCGCGGAGGCCGTAGACGTTCGCGATGGTGAGGATGGCGCTGGCTTCCATCTCGATGTTGGCGACGTTGGCCTCGGTGAGTTCGTCGATCAGGTCGTCGGTGCCAGCGGCCTCGAACCCGTCGAACCCGGGTCGACCCTGCCCGGCGTAGAAGGAGTCGGCGCTCATCGTGATCCCCGTGTGGTAGTTGTACCCCAGCCGTTCAGCGGCGGCGACCAGCGCGCTGACGACCTCGTAGTCGGCCGTGGCGGGGTAGTCCTCGCGGACGTACTCGTCGCTCGTGCCCTCCTGGCGGACGCCGCCAGTCGTGATCACGAGGTCGCCCACGCTCATCTCGGGCTGGAGCGCCCCACAGGAACCCACCCGGATGAACGTCTCGCAGCCGACGCGGGCGAGTTCCTCGACGGCGATGGCCGCCGAGGGGCTGCCGATCCCCGTCGAGGTGACCGAGATCGGCGTCCCGTCGTAGGTACCCGTCGCCGTCCGGTACTCGCGGTGGTGAGCGCGCTCCTCGTGACCGTCCCAGTGGGCAACGATCTTCTCGACGCGTTCGGGATTCCCAGGGAGGAGTACGGTGTCGGCCACGTCCTCGGCCGCGACCTCGAGGTGGTACTGTACGTCGGCGTTCGGGTCTTCGCTGTCGCCGGCCATAGAGACTCGATACTTGTCGCGCCATCGTATATAAATGCTGGACGACCGTACGGAGGGTATGGGCACCGATCCGAACGCCGGGCCGGGGGCGGAACCCGAGACGGACGGGGACGCCCCCGGAGGGACGGACGCAGGAGAACAAACGCTCACCGAGACAGCGGACGCCACGGGCGGCACACTCACCGACACTTACGTCGCCGCCCTCCAGCACGACCTGGTCGACATCGAGCCCGGAACGACGCTCGTCGGCGTCGTCCGCCAGCCGACCTCGTGGTTTCACGCCGCTGTCGACGAGAATCGGTCGGCACTCGGGCCGCCGTCGACGTTGCTCGAGGACGCCAAGGCGGCCGCAGAGGACCTGAAGATGGCCGGTATGTGCGACGAGGGCGCCCACAACGCGTCCTGGGAGCAGGTGGATTTCGAAGACGGGTACCGAGAGCACCTCGAGACCGATAGCGAGGCCGAAGAGGCGCTCGCGGATCTCGAGGGACGGCTCCAGGACGGCGAATCGATCGCACTCGTCTGTTTCGAGAACACGGGCAAGAAGCGCTGTCACCGGACCGTGTTGCGAGCGGTCCTCGAGGCCAGACGGGCCTGACTCCCTTCCTCGTCACACGAGCCTGACTGTCGACTCGTCTCGAGACCGAACCTGCGTCAGTCGACGTTATCCGGCGACGCACACGACGCCGAGACGACTCGCCCGGCGAGGCGACCGTCCACGACGCGGCCGAGTATCTCGACTTCGATTTCGAGCGGTCCCTCGGGGGGCCGCCCCGTCGGCGAATCGAGGGTCTCGAGCCCCTCACAGACGACGACGTCCATCGGGCTCCGGTCGGAGGGATGTGCGGCGATCAGCGTTCCGTCGTCGGTTCTCGTGACCTCGAGGCAGTAGCGTTCCCCGATGCCGAGTGAACCGCTGACCAGGTCGCGAATCGACGTCATCGGTTCAGAGCCGATTGATGTCCACGTCGTCGGGGTCGTTCGGATTCACCGTGTTGGCGCAGTTCGCACAGAGGCCGACACCCCCCTCGTAGTGGACTCGACAGACGAGGGCGCCGCAGTTGTCACACCGCTCCTCGGCCGACCGCGTTTCACAGATCTGACAGAGGCCGCTGACGCTCATAGGCGAGGTACGGACTCGAGTGGCTTCAAACCGGTGCCGGCACTGGGGACATAGTTCGCTCGAGCAAGAGAAACAGTCAGCGATACACGTTCCATAGTAACTTCAGAAAGTGTACCACTGTCCGCGAGGAGATGAGATGTCGGGTCGATGCGCTGGAGGTGAGCCAGAAGAGAGGTGAGGCCCGGCGGAAACTGAGGCCCAGGGACGCTAAGAGCCGAAGTTGGTCCCGTCGAGAGGCCGTTTGTCGCTACTCGTCTTCGCTGTCCCCGTCGTCGTCTATTTCGGATTCGTTGGCTTCCTCTCCGGTATCTTCGTCGGCGTCTTCCGATTCGTTGGCTTCTTCCTCGTCCGCTTGGTCGTCCGTTTCTTCGCCACCGTCAGTTTCGTCGTCGCGTTCTACTTCCTCGACCTCGACGTCCTTGCCGGCCACCCCGCTTTCGGAGATTACGGGTTTCAGGTTGTAATCGGATCCCTGTCCACGTTTGACCACGTTGATGTCGAAGACGAAATCGACGGGGTCGTCGGCACCAATCTCGAAGGGGTGCGTGATCTGTAATTTTTCGCTCGGGAGCTTGACGTTCGCCTGCTCGCCGTCGACGATACCCTCGACCGCCGAGACGTGCAGTTCGATCTTTTCGTAGGTTCCCGGGGAGAGTTCGCCTTCGAACACGGAGACCGCTCGCTCGCCAACGAGGTTCGTGAGGTCGACCGTCCTTCCCTCGAGGTCGACGATGTAGAACCCGCGCTTTCGTTCGACGCCGTCGGCTGTGTCGTTCTCGTCTTCGCCGTCTTCATCGCCTTCGTCACCTTCGTCGCCTTCGTCGGATTCCCCGTCTGCGTCTACATCGTCCTCGCCAGCGTCACTCGAGTCCTGCTGATCGTCGGCTTCCTCTTCGGTTTCGTTCGATCCCTCGCCTCCGTCCTCGCCATCGGTTTCGCTCGAGTCCTCGTCGTCACCCTCGTCCTCACCACCGTCGAAGATCCGGGCGTAATCGAGCGTGACGTCCAACCGCTCGAAGTCGCCGATGTCGGCCGGCATGTCGCTGATGAGCAGTCTAAAATTCCCTTCCTGGGTGCTCTCCTCGGAGCCACCAGTTTGTGACCCATCGTCCGACTGCGTGTCCTGGTCGGACGTCGCGTCGCCGCTCGACGGCTCGGGATCGTCACCGGACGTACACCCGGCGAGCGCCGTCGCACCGACGCTACCGCCGGCGGCGATGAACGCTCGGCGCCCCACGCCGGATTTTGACTGGTGATTCGCCCGCCTCGGCTCGTCGCTCGCTCGATCGTTTGGCATTAGTTCCTCGCAGACAGTAACCGGGTAAAGCAGTGCCGTTCGTTCTGGAGATTCAGAATAGTTCTTGAACGGTTTTGCTCCCGTACTCAAAGGGCTGAAATGCCCGCCAGACAGCCTAGTGATAGGTTTGAGCGGAAGATCGAACTGAAGGACGTGCGTTTTTGGCTCGAGGCTGCGTCCCGGCTACACGTCGTCACCCCTCGACCCGCCACCGTTCGGCTCGCCAACCCTGGGCCGCATCATTCGGTGAACACAAACGTTCGCGTATTCGACACGGGGGTCGGACGACACTTCGAGGCGAGACCGACGTGTGTTCGGTCGCCGCATCCTTTAGGCCACTCGAGTCCCTACCTCGAGTGTGCAACGGTCACCGATCGTGTTGCTCGTCGCCGCGCTGTTCGCGGGCATGACGGCCCTGCTCGTGATCGGCTCGTTCGTCTCGCGCTCGCCGATTCCGTTCGTCGTCGCGGTTCCGCTCGGAGCGACAGCTTACTTCATGTACTACCACGGCAGCGGAAAGCTCCTGGAGCGCCTTCGTCGTCGCGAGGTTCGGGGTCGGCAACGTCAGCGTGAGCGGACGCGACGTGCCCGGGGCGACCGCGACCATGGCAGTTTTGGGGCCGGTCCACGTGCTCGAGGCGGCCCACGAACGCGTGCAGAACGCGAGGCCCGGTTCGGTGCCGGTATCGGTGGTGCTCGCACCGAACCCGGACCAGGGACGGGAGCCAGCTCTACGGCCTGGCGAGACGGTGGCCCACGGGAACGGGTCTCGGCCTCGAACGGACCCACGACCGCCGAAGCCCGGAGCGTGCTCGGCGTCGACCCGACGGCCGACCAGGCGACGATCAAACGGGCCTATCGAGAGCGCGTCAAGGACGTCCACCCCGACCGCGGTGGCGACGAGGCGGAGTTCAAGCGGGTGACGGCGGCCTACGATCGCCTCCGCGAGTGAGGCAACGACCCCCGTGGCAAAATCGCTCTCGAGAGACACACGTTGACATTCGGCAGGAAGGCTTTTGCCGTGTGACTCGCTATCACCGAATATGAGCCGTGACCGGGCCCTCCTGGAGCGGGCCCTGGAACGTGGCGAACAGGACGGTGGGAACGTCGAGTTCAAGGAACGATTGCTCGAGTCGATCCACCTCGAAGGGGGGCGACGGGAAAGTCTCGCCGCACAGCTCCGACACCGCGTCCTCTCGGGCGACGGCGAGGCGACGTACGTCGTCGGCGTCACCGACGATGGCGGCCTCGCCGGCATCGACGTCGACACCTTTTCGGAGTCGATGGACGTGCTCTCGTTGCTCGCCGAGGAAGCCGAGTGTCACATCGAGGACGTCCAGACCTGGGGCATCGAAGGCGGCGTCGTCGGTATCGCCCTGGTCCGGGAGGGCGCCGTCCTCGAGACGGACGACCAGCACGTCGTCGTCGGGACGGCCGGCCACGTCGACCACGGCAAGAGTACCCTGGTCGGCTCGCTCGTCACCGGCCGCCCGGACGACGGTGATGGCGCGACGCGAGCCTTCCTGGACGTCCAGCCTCACGAAGTCGAGCGGGGGCTGTCCGCCGACCTCTCCTATGCCGTCTACGGCTTCGACGACGAGGGGCCGGTCCACGTCGTGAACCCGAACCGGAAACAGGACCGGGCGGCCGTCGTCGAGGAAGCCGACCGCCTCGTCTCGTTCGTCGATACCGTCGGTCACGAGCCCTGGCTCCGGACCACGATCCGCGGGCTGGTCGGCCAGAAACTCGACTACGGGATGCTCGTCGTCGCCGCCGACGACGGGCCGACGCGGACGACCCGCGAACACCTCGGGGTGTTGCTCGCCACGGAACTCCCCACGGTGGTCGCCCTCACCAAGACCGACCTCGTCGACGACGACCGCATCGAGGAGGTCGTCCTGGAGGTCGAGCGCCTCCTCCGAGACGTCGGCAAGTCCCCGCTCCGGGTCGATCGCCACGGCGTCGACGCCGCCGTCGAGGAGATCGGCGACACCGTCGTCCCCATCGTCGAAACCAGCGCGATCACGATGGACGGCCTCGACGTTCTGGACGAACTGTTCGACCGGCTGCCGAAGACCGCCAGCGACGACGGCGAGTTCCGGATGTACATCGACCGGAGCTACGCCGTGACCGGCGTCGGCGCCGTCGCCTCGGGCACGGTCATGCGCGGCGAGGTCGAGGCCGGGGACGAACTCCTGCTCGGACCGATGGGCGACGGCTCGTTCCGCGAGGTCGAAGTCCGATCCATCGAGATGCACTACCACCGCGTGGATCAGGCTCAGTCCGGACGAATCGTTGGCATCGCGCTCAAGGGAGTCGAGGAGGCGGAAATCGAGCGCGGGATGGTCCTCCTTCCAGGCGACGCCGATCCCACGCCCGTTCGAGAGTTCGAGGCCGAGGTGATGGTACTCAACCACCCCACGCGAATCGGCGACGGCTACGAACCCGTCGTCCACCTCGAGACCATCGGCGAGGCCGCGGCCTTCTATCCCGAAGACGGCCGCCTCCTGCCGGGCGACAAGGGTAAAACCCGGGTGCGGTTCAAGTTCCGCTCGTACCTGGTCGAGGAGGGCCAGAAGTTCGTCTTCCGGGAGGGTCGAAGCAAGGGCGTCGGGACGGTGACGGACGTCTCACTGACGACGTAGTCGAGGGTCGACCTAGTCGGTCCCGGAGTCCGGCTCGAGCGTCCCACGCTCGAGAACATCGGACGTCTCGGCGTACCGGCCCGCGAGTTCCACGTAGTGATCCGCAGCGGTTGTCCACGGCGAATCCTGGACCTCCTTTTTGACTTCGGCAGGGGCACCGACGACCAGGACCGACTCTGGAACGGTCGCGTCCTCCGTGACGACGCTGTTCGCAGCGACCAGGCTCTCCGCGCCGACCGTCGCCCGGTCCAGGACGATCGCGCCCATCCCGACCATCGCCCGCTCGCCGACCGTCGCGGCGTGAACGATCGCGTTGTGGCCAACGGTCGCGTAGGGGCCGATCGTCGACCCCTCGTGGACCGTCGCGTTGTCCTGGACGTTCGCGCCTTCCTCGAGGACGATTTCGCCGTGATCGCCTCGGAGAACGGCCCCCGGCCAGACGCTGGCGTCGGCTTCGATCGTCACGTTGCCGATGACCACCGCGCGCTCGTCGACGTACGCCGAATCCGCGATCGTCGGTTTCCGGCCGTCGAAGGATCGGATCATGTACCGTATTGGTGGGGACTCGAGTAAGGGTTGGCGATACGGCGACGGGAGACCACGCTGGAGGCGTCGTATGGGGACTCGATCCGGTCAAAGGACAGCGTTCGATCCGGTCAAAAAGTCGCGATCACCTCCTGGATGCACCCATCAGGCTTGTAGTGGGTGAAGTGATCCGGAACGTAGTCGACGTTGTGATCGGTGTAGTTCCACGGCGGTGTGCCATCGATCGTCGTCGCACCGATCGCGGTCCCCATCTCGGCAGTGCCGTAGGCCCAGTCGAGTACGGCGTCGTCGTTCATCCAGAAGTTGTCGAGGCGGCCAGTCGCGTTCGCGATCGCGGAGCCATAACTCCCCTCGAGCGACGGCGCGTCGTCGTCGGCAGCGCCGCCCAGGAGGGTGACGCTCTCGAGAAGGTCGTGGTACCCCCACGACGAGAGCGTCGAGACCGCGCTGAGGACGACTCGAGCGCCGAGGGAGTGCGAACAGAGCCGCAGCGTCACGGTGGGATTTTGGGCGCGATAGTTGACCAGGAAACTCGCGAGTTTAGCACCGTTACGTTCGGCGATTTCGGTCGCGTTGTACCAGCCGTAGTCGGCGTCCCAGGTGTAGCCGACGACCGGGTGGTCGTAGCCCTCGAGGTCGAACGTGTTCGCGGCGGTGCTATTCGAGCAGACGCCGCCCTCCAGGTCGTTGTTCCACCCGTGGGCGTGGATCAGGAGTTCTTCGGCCGCCGGTTGGCCGAGTCCAGGAATTGGATCGCCCGCGAGGTCGTAGTTCGTCGCGGTGTTTCCGTCGGTGACATAGACGCTCCCGTACCAGGTCGTGTCGAAGTGGCCTCGCGTGCTCACGCGCGGGAAGTCCATCGGCGGGTCGTCGCAGGAATCACCTTTCCCCGCCTGGACGGACGTCGTCGCCGCGCCGAGCGTGCCGATACCGACGGCGGAGACGCCGAAACCGCGGAGGAGGGTTCGCCGGGAGACGGTTCGACCAGTCGTGCCAACGTCACTCGTGCGTCGTGGTGGCATAGATCGTGCTTCAATGCACCCTGATATTAATGTTATTGAGAGTGTTCGCGTAGAATAACATTCGGGACAACGCGTAAACCGTTTATTTTTCGTGCAGCCGAATGGGAGGGATCCGAGTACGGTCGAAGATACCCTTTCCTTCACTCGAGCGACAGCGGTCGTGTTCGTCGACGATTAGTGGCGTGCCCGCATCGATCGGTCGTCGAACCCACGGACTTTATACTACCTGGGTGTGTAGACGGGGATAGCGAAACCCGCGGGCAAGTGCGTTCGCGCGACGTGGCCACGGCCTCGCCGTGTTCTACGTCCGGAATCGATCCCGAACGCATAGCGGGACCCCGACCGACGCGACACCGTGGCGGTCTTTCGTACCCGGGAGTCCGCGGACCGTTTCGATGAGCGCACACACCGCGCTCAGTATATACAACCATGGAAATCGAAATTGCAACCATCGGCGGCTACGAAGAAGTTGGACGGCAGATGACTGCCGTTCGCGCAGGAAACGACGTCGTCATCTTCGACATGGGTCTGAACCTCTCACAGGTTCTCATCCACGACAACGTCGAGACCGAACGCATGCACAGCCTCGATCTGATCGACATGGGCGCCATCCCCGACGATCGGATCATGAGCGACCTCGAGGGCGACGTCCAGGCAATCGTCCCGACCCACGGTCACCTCGACCACATCGGCGCGATCTCGAAACTCGCCCACCGCTACGACGCCCCCGTCGTCGCGACGCCGTTCACGATCGAACTGGTCAAACAGCAGGTCGAGAGCGAACAGAAGTTCGGCGTCGAGAACGACCTGGTCAAGATGGACCCGGGCGAGTCGATGACCATCGGCGACCACGGGTGTGAACTCGAGTTCGTCAACGTCACCCACTCGATCATCGACGCGATCAACCCCGTGCTCCACACGCCCGAGGGCGCCATCGTCTACGGCCTGGACAAGCGCATGGACCACACGCCGGTCATCGGCGACCCCATCGACATGAAGCGCTTCCGCGAGATCGGTCGGGAGGGCGAGGGCGTGCTCTGTTACATCGAGGACTGCACCAACGCCAACAAGAAGGGCCGAACGCCCTCCGAGAACGTCGCCCGCGAGCACCTCCGCGACGTCCTCTACAGCATCGAAGACTACGACGGCGGCATCGTCGCCACCACCTTCTCTTCACACATCGCTCGCGTGAAGAGCCTCGTCGAGTTCGCCGACGACATCGGCCGCCAGCCCGTCCTGCTCGGACGCTCGATGGAGAAGTACTCCGGCACCGCCGAGCGACTCGACTTCATCGACTTCCCGTCGGACCTCGGAATGTTCGGCCACCGAAAGTCCGTCGACCGGACGTTCAAGCGGATCATGAACGAGGGCAAGGAGAACTTCCTGCCCGTCGTCACCGGCCACCAGGGCGAACCCCGTGCGATGCTCACCCGAATGGCCCGCGGCGAGACCCCCTACGAACTGGACAACGGCGACAAAGTCGTCTTCTCCGCGCGCGTCATCCCCGAACCGACCAACGAGGGCCAGCGCTACCAGGCCGAGAAACTGCTCGGCATGCAGGGCGCGCGAATCTACGACGACATCCACGTTTCCGGCCACCTCAACCAGGAGGGCCACTACGCGATGCTCGACGCGCTTCAGCCCCAGCACATCGTTCCCGCCCACCAGGATCTCAAAGGGCTTTCCGGCTACGTCAAACTCTGTGAAGGCGAGGGGTACCACATGGGCCGTGACGTCCACGTCTCGCGAAACGGCAACCTGATCCAGCTTGTCGACTGATATGACATCACCCGAGGCACGCGAAAAAGCGGTGCTCGAGGCCGTCGGCGAGCGACGCGAACTCGTCAACGAAGCCATCCCGGAGGAGCTACCGATCACGCGGCCGGAACGTCTGTACGAGGCGTCCCGATATCTGCTCGACGCCGGCGGCAAGCGACTTCGGCCAACGGTCCTGCTGGCCACCGGAGAAGCGCTCACCGACGTCGAGCCGCTGTCGACGCCCTACCGGGAGTTCCCGAC
This region of Natronosalvus halobius genomic DNA includes:
- a CDS encoding ribonuclease J; this translates as MEIEIATIGGYEEVGRQMTAVRAGNDVVIFDMGLNLSQVLIHDNVETERMHSLDLIDMGAIPDDRIMSDLEGDVQAIVPTHGHLDHIGAISKLAHRYDAPVVATPFTIELVKQQVESEQKFGVENDLVKMDPGESMTIGDHGCELEFVNVTHSIIDAINPVLHTPEGAIVYGLDKRMDHTPVIGDPIDMKRFREIGREGEGVLCYIEDCTNANKKGRTPSENVAREHLRDVLYSIEDYDGGIVATTFSSHIARVKSLVEFADDIGRQPVLLGRSMEKYSGTAERLDFIDFPSDLGMFGHRKSVDRTFKRIMNEGKENFLPVVTGHQGEPRAMLTRMARGETPYELDNGDKVVFSARVIPEPTNEGQRYQAEKLLGMQGARIYDDIHVSGHLNQEGHYAMLDALQPQHIVPAHQDLKGLSGYVKLCEGEGYHMGRDVHVSRNGNLIQLVD
- a CDS encoding J domain-containing protein; its protein translation is MQRSPIVLLVAALFAGMTALLVIGSFVSRSPIPFVVAVPLGATAYFMYYHGSGKLLERLRRREVRGRQRQRERTRRARGDRDHGSFGAGPRARGGPRTRAEREARFGAGIGGARTEPGPGTGASSTAWRDGGPRERVSASNGPTTAEARSVLGVDPTADQATIKRAYRERVKDVHPDRGGDEAEFKRVTAAYDRLRE
- a CDS encoding gamma carbonic anhydrase family protein is translated as MIRSFDGRKPTIADSAYVDERAVVIGNVTIEADASVWPGAVLRGDHGEIVLEEGANVQDNATVHEGSTIGPYATVGHNAIVHAATVGERAMVGMGAIVLDRATVGAESLVAANSVVTEDATVPESVLVVGAPAEVKKEVQDSPWTTAADHYVELAGRYAETSDVLERGTLEPDSGTD
- a CDS encoding DUF726 domain-containing protein; amino-acid sequence: MPPRRTSDVGTTGRTVSRRTLLRGFGVSAVGIGTLGAATTSVQAGKGDSCDDPPMDFPRVSTRGHFDTTWYGSVYVTDGNTATNYDLAGDPIPGLGQPAAEELLIHAHGWNNDLEGGVCSNSTAANTFDLEGYDHPVVGYTWDADYGWYNATEIAERNGAKLASFLVNYRAQNPTVTLRLCSHSLGARVVLSAVSTLSSWGYHDLLESVTLLGGAADDDAPSLEGSYGSAIANATGRLDNFWMNDDAVLDWAYGTAEMGTAIGATTIDGTPPWNYTDHNVDYVPDHFTHYKPDGCIQEVIATF
- a CDS encoding GTPBP1 family GTP-binding protein; its protein translation is MSRDRALLERALERGEQDGGNVEFKERLLESIHLEGGRRESLAAQLRHRVLSGDGEATYVVGVTDDGGLAGIDVDTFSESMDVLSLLAEEAECHIEDVQTWGIEGGVVGIALVREGAVLETDDQHVVVGTAGHVDHGKSTLVGSLVTGRPDDGDGATRAFLDVQPHEVERGLSADLSYAVYGFDDEGPVHVVNPNRKQDRAAVVEEADRLVSFVDTVGHEPWLRTTIRGLVGQKLDYGMLVVAADDGPTRTTREHLGVLLATELPTVVALTKTDLVDDDRIEEVVLEVERLLRDVGKSPLRVDRHGVDAAVEEIGDTVVPIVETSAITMDGLDVLDELFDRLPKTASDDGEFRMYIDRSYAVTGVGAVASGTVMRGEVEAGDELLLGPMGDGSFREVEVRSIEMHYHRVDQAQSGRIVGIALKGVEEAEIERGMVLLPGDADPTPVREFEAEVMVLNHPTRIGDGYEPVVHLETIGEAAAFYPEDGRLLPGDKGKTRVRFKFRSYLVEEGQKFVFREGRSKGVGTVTDVSLTT